One genomic segment of Chloroflexi bacterium ADurb.Bin180 includes these proteins:
- the cymR gene encoding HTH-type transcriptional regulator CymR encodes MWLTRYFCPLVLSEKLDYHMNSESTHEGADTLKLTRGTDYGIQGVLYLAAQPYEKVTLLHDIARERGIPETYLAKIFQDLTKAGIVRSHRGAKGGFCLARPASEISLLQVIEALQGPLALNRCLDIRDACGNSPTCPVHVVLEKAQAQLAATLQAAKMDQLGHSLEHPAGH; translated from the coding sequence TTGTGGCTGACCCGATACTTCTGTCCGCTTGTCTTGTCTGAGAAACTTGACTATCATATGAACAGCGAATCAACTCACGAGGGGGCTGACACGTTGAAACTGACCCGAGGGACCGATTACGGCATACAGGGCGTCCTCTACCTTGCCGCGCAGCCCTATGAGAAGGTGACCTTGCTGCACGACATTGCCAGGGAGCGGGGCATACCCGAGACCTACCTGGCCAAGATCTTTCAGGACCTGACCAAAGCGGGCATCGTTCGGTCGCACCGCGGTGCCAAGGGAGGCTTCTGCCTGGCGCGGCCCGCCTCTGAGATCTCGCTGCTCCAGGTCATCGAGGCCCTCCAGGGGCCGCTCGCGCTCAATCGCTGCCTGGACATTCGCGACGCCTGTGGCAACTCGCCCACCTGCCCGGTGCACGTGGTGCTGGAGAAGGCCCAGGCCCAGCTGGCCGCAACGTTGCAGGCGGCCAAGATGGATCAGCTCGGGCATTCTCTCGAGCATCCCGCCGGGCACTGA
- the asnC gene encoding Regulatory protein AsnC, translating into MNLTIDATDRQIIALLQADGRASNVDIARAVGVTEGTVRKRVERLLSEGIIRVVAVPNVDKLGLEVETVIMLKVDLGQATRAGDALAVMPEVRSVRYTTGEYDIIIEVAVPSDDELLAFLTDRVASVAGIRSTATYHVLKNIKQSCDWPLPKEGPPLILIVDDDPDFVEISRLILEGAGYRVTSAANGDEGLVAMRRQQPDLVILDVMMSGVLDGVNASQKMKSEHGLRRTPILMISSITSSEYAGMFPTDEFVPVDNFMSKPVSAERLLAEVHRLLA; encoded by the coding sequence GTGAACCTAACGATTGATGCTACTGATCGCCAAATCATTGCTTTGCTGCAGGCTGATGGCCGGGCCTCGAACGTGGATATCGCCCGTGCCGTGGGAGTCACGGAGGGAACCGTTCGCAAACGCGTCGAGCGCCTGCTGAGCGAGGGCATCATCCGTGTGGTGGCAGTGCCGAACGTAGACAAGCTCGGCCTTGAGGTCGAGACGGTGATCATGCTGAAGGTAGACCTGGGGCAGGCGACACGCGCGGGTGATGCTCTGGCGGTCATGCCTGAGGTGCGCAGCGTCCGCTACACCACCGGTGAGTACGACATTATCATAGAGGTAGCGGTGCCCTCAGACGACGAACTGCTGGCCTTCCTCACCGACCGGGTTGCTTCTGTCGCCGGCATCAGGTCCACGGCAACTTACCACGTACTCAAGAACATTAAGCAGAGCTGCGACTGGCCCCTGCCAAAAGAAGGCCCGCCGCTGATTCTCATCGTCGACGACGATCCTGATTTTGTCGAGATCAGCCGGCTAATCCTGGAAGGTGCGGGATACCGGGTCACGTCGGCGGCCAACGGGGACGAGGGCCTGGTAGCCATGCGCCGGCAGCAGCCTGACCTGGTGATCCTGGACGTGATGATGAGCGGCGTGCTGGATGGCGTGAATGCCAGCCAAAAGATGAAATCCGAACATGGACTGCGCCGCACGCCCATCCTGATGATCTCCTCGATCACCAGTTCGGAGTATGCCGGCATGTTCCCCACGGATGAGTTCGTGCCGGTCGACAACTTTATGTCCAAGCCGGTGAGCGCCGAGCGTCTACTGGCCGAGGTTCACCGGTTGCTTGCCTAG
- the mtrA gene encoding DNA-binding response regulator MtrA: protein MKRVFVVDDDPDFVEITRTILEANGYQVHTASNGAQALVAMREAEPDLVLLDVMMSSVLDGVNLSHAMHADPLLRKVPIVMISSIAESPSAGLFPTDEYIPIDAWITKPVQPGDLLKKVASLLGK, encoded by the coding sequence ATGAAGCGGGTATTCGTGGTTGATGATGACCCGGACTTTGTTGAGATCACCCGCACCATTCTGGAGGCGAACGGCTACCAGGTCCACACCGCCTCCAACGGTGCCCAGGCGCTTGTCGCAATGCGCGAGGCTGAGCCGGACCTAGTGCTGCTGGACGTGATGATGTCGAGTGTGCTCGATGGCGTGAACCTCAGCCACGCTATGCACGCCGACCCGCTTCTGCGAAAAGTGCCCATTGTTATGATCTCCTCTATCGCGGAAAGCCCATCGGCCGGCCTGTTTCCAACCGACGAGTACATCCCCATCGATGCCTGGATTACCAAGCCAGTCCAGCCGGGTGACTTGCTCAAGAAGGTTGCTTCATTGCTGGGGAAGTAG
- the cseB gene encoding Transcriptional regulatory protein CseB, whose translation MPSTGKVLVVDDDPDFVEYTRIVLESQGYQVRTASTVDQALELMRQERPDVALLDVMMSYVLDGINLTRQMRDDPDLRDIPVIMISAIVSKEEAGAFPTDSDLVVHHFMTKPVDPGDLIRQVDELVRSGHTHATQEEGR comes from the coding sequence ATGCCCTCAACAGGGAAGGTCCTCGTAGTCGACGACGACCCGGATTTTGTCGAGTACACCCGGATTGTGCTCGAATCGCAGGGCTATCAGGTGCGCACCGCGTCGACGGTCGACCAGGCGTTGGAACTGATGCGTCAGGAGAGGCCGGACGTCGCCCTGCTGGATGTGATGATGTCCTACGTCCTCGATGGCATCAACCTGACGCGCCAGATGCGCGATGACCCCGACCTGCGAGATATCCCCGTCATCATGATCTCGGCGATTGTGAGCAAGGAGGAAGCAGGAGCGTTTCCCACAGACTCGGATCTCGTCGTTCACCATTTTATGACCAAACCCGTTGACCCTGGTGACCTGATCAGGCAAGTCGACGAGCTGGTGCGCAGCGGTCACACGCACGCAACGCAGGAGGAGGGAAGATGA
- the nqo2 gene encoding NADH-quinone oxidoreductase subunit 2 has protein sequence MSNQVRDPAKRSMLLTALYIAQEQYGYLTPEALERVADRLGLPVSEVYSAASFYSLYRTQKTGRYLLQVCDGLSCHLVGGAETLVDYLSKRLGIKPGETTLDGQFTLETVQCLASCGTSPAIRVNDALYENMTLEKVDELLETLRGYHA, from the coding sequence ATGAGCAACCAAGTTCGCGATCCAGCCAAGCGCTCGATGCTGCTCACGGCCCTGTACATTGCTCAGGAGCAGTACGGGTACTTGACGCCAGAGGCCCTGGAGAGGGTGGCTGACAGACTCGGTTTGCCGGTTAGCGAGGTCTACTCCGCGGCCAGCTTTTACAGCCTCTATCGCACCCAGAAAACCGGCCGCTATCTGCTTCAGGTGTGCGATGGCCTGTCCTGCCACCTGGTGGGCGGTGCCGAGACGCTGGTCGATTACCTGTCAAAACGCCTGGGCATCAAGCCCGGCGAGACGACTTTAGACGGCCAGTTCACTCTGGAGACGGTGCAGTGCCTGGCCTCGTGCGGAACTTCGCCGGCCATCCGCGTGAACGACGCGTTGTACGAGAACATGACGCTGGAGAAGGTCGACGAGCTGTTGGAAACGCTGAGGGGGTATCATGCCTGA
- the nqo1 gene encoding NADH-quinone oxidoreductase subunit 1, with translation MPEKILTRNFGLPRSESIDVYLANGGYQALNKALDQYSPEQLIELVTASGLRGRGGAGFPAGKKWGFMPKEPGAEKYVCVNTDEGEPGTFKDRELVEKDPHQIIEGVILASYAVGARRAFVYIRGEFFLGVKRWIKAIDDAYAKGFLGQNILGSRFSLDLSVHRGAGAYICGEETALIESLEGKRGEPRKKPPYPASIGLWGKPTLVHNVETLANIPHIVNRGAAWFAGTGTPKSSGTKIFCVSGHVRNRGVFELPLGVTLREIIEEHAGGMISGRALKAVIPGGASTPMLTAAQIGTPMAFETLEAAGTMLGTGAVVVMDEGTCMVDVARRLMRFFAHESCGRCVPCRVGTRRMLEILERLETGRGKPGDVERLRELANSIRGLTFCPMGDAATNPVLSGLQLFPEEYEYHVTHKRCVVAA, from the coding sequence ATGCCTGAGAAGATCCTCACGCGCAACTTTGGTTTGCCTCGCTCCGAGAGCATCGATGTGTACCTGGCGAATGGCGGCTATCAGGCCCTGAACAAAGCACTGGACCAGTACTCGCCCGAGCAATTGATCGAGCTGGTCACTGCCTCCGGTCTCAGGGGCAGGGGCGGCGCTGGTTTTCCGGCGGGCAAGAAGTGGGGCTTTATGCCGAAGGAGCCAGGAGCGGAAAAGTACGTCTGCGTCAACACCGACGAGGGTGAGCCGGGCACCTTCAAGGATCGCGAACTGGTGGAAAAGGATCCACACCAGATTATCGAAGGGGTCATCCTGGCCAGCTATGCCGTTGGCGCCAGGCGCGCCTTTGTGTACATTCGTGGCGAGTTCTTCCTGGGCGTCAAGCGCTGGATCAAAGCCATCGATGATGCCTATGCCAAGGGGTTCCTTGGCCAGAACATCCTGGGCAGCCGCTTCTCGCTCGACCTCTCCGTCCACCGTGGGGCTGGAGCCTATATCTGCGGCGAGGAGACAGCCCTTATCGAGTCGCTGGAAGGCAAGAGGGGTGAGCCGCGGAAAAAGCCTCCCTATCCGGCCAGCATCGGTCTGTGGGGCAAACCAACACTGGTGCACAACGTAGAGACGCTGGCCAACATTCCGCACATCGTGAACCGCGGCGCGGCCTGGTTTGCGGGGACAGGCACGCCGAAGAGCTCGGGCACCAAGATCTTTTGCGTGAGCGGACACGTTAGGAACCGCGGTGTGTTTGAGTTGCCCCTTGGCGTTACGCTCCGTGAGATCATCGAGGAGCATGCTGGAGGAATGATCTCGGGCAGAGCTCTGAAGGCAGTCATCCCCGGCGGCGCCTCTACTCCGATGCTTACCGCTGCTCAGATCGGCACTCCGATGGCTTTCGAGACGCTGGAAGCGGCTGGCACCATGCTGGGCACCGGGGCGGTGGTGGTGATGGACGAAGGGACCTGCATGGTCGATGTGGCCAGACGGCTGATGCGCTTCTTTGCCCACGAGTCGTGCGGCCGCTGCGTTCCCTGCCGGGTGGGCACACGCAGGATGCTGGAGATACTGGAGCGCCTTGAGACAGGGCGTGGCAAGCCGGGGGACGTGGAGCGGCTGCGCGAGCTGGCCAACAGCATACGCGGGCTGACCTTCTGCCCTATGGGTGACGCGGCGACAAACCCCGTGCTCAGCGGTCTCCAGCTCTTTCCTGAAGAGTACGAGTATCATGTCACCCACAAGCGCTGTGTCGTCGCTGCATAG
- the phoP_2 gene encoding Alkaline phosphatase synthesis transcriptional regulatory protein PhoP → MAKILVVDDDPDFVEAMRLTLERNGYTVVSAADGDEGLVKVRSERPDLVILDVIMSSVLDGLNMSRRMSESAEHKRIPILMVTSIANTDYAALFPTDEYVNIDGFLSKPVPPEVLIQRVSELLTK, encoded by the coding sequence ATGGCCAAGATACTGGTGGTCGACGACGATCCGGATTTCGTAGAAGCGATGCGTTTGACTCTGGAGCGGAATGGGTACACGGTGGTGAGCGCGGCCGACGGCGACGAGGGGTTGGTCAAGGTGCGCAGCGAACGGCCGGACCTGGTGATTCTGGATGTCATCATGTCCTCCGTACTCGACGGCCTGAACATGAGCCGGCGCATGTCGGAGAGCGCGGAGCACAAGAGAATCCCCATTCTCATGGTGACGTCAATCGCCAATACCGACTATGCCGCTCTGTTCCCAACGGACGAGTATGTCAACATTGATGGTTTCCTGTCCAAACCGGTGCCGCCGGAAGTACTCATCCAGCGCGTGTCGGAACTCCTGACCAAATAG
- the ask gene encoding Aspartokinase encodes MAGKIKAGGIIRNERLAKIGIMAAPDRPGLAFEVLQALAAVPINTQFIVQCADLHQNSHIVLCVSEDEAPAALAALEPIRATVKPEDIVHQEGAAVISVFGPDFRERPSIAASVFGAMARAQINIMAISTSISTVSCLIDGQRVDDAVVALREYFDLP; translated from the coding sequence ATGGCAGGCAAGATCAAAGCGGGTGGAATCATTCGCAACGAACGACTGGCCAAGATCGGCATCATGGCTGCACCGGACAGGCCGGGCCTGGCGTTTGAGGTGCTGCAGGCGCTGGCGGCAGTTCCTATCAACACCCAGTTCATCGTACAGTGTGCCGACCTGCATCAAAACAGCCACATTGTGCTCTGCGTGAGTGAAGATGAAGCGCCCGCTGCGCTCGCGGCGCTCGAACCGATCCGTGCCACAGTCAAACCAGAGGATATCGTTCACCAGGAAGGGGCGGCGGTGATCTCGGTGTTCGGGCCCGATTTTCGCGAGAGGCCCTCGATCGCCGCTTCGGTGTTTGGCGCCATGGCCAGGGCGCAGATCAACATCATGGCCATCAGTACGTCCATCTCCACCGTTTCCTGTCTGATTGACGGACAGCGTGTGGACGACGCGGTCGTCGCTCTGAGGGAGTACTTCGACCTGCCGTGA